From a region of the Primulina eburnea isolate SZY01 chromosome 7, ASM2296580v1, whole genome shotgun sequence genome:
- the LOC140837244 gene encoding probable ribose-5-phosphate isomerase 1, with the protein MAVAYPRFLVSETHTAVEPPTLMGSSTVSLASVSLTQDDLKKIAAYKAVEHVKSGMVVGLGTGSTAKHAVDRIADLMRQGKLKDIVGIPTSTKTYDQAVSLGIPLSDLDSHPFVDLAIDGADEVDPGLNLVKGRGGSLLREKMVESVSKKFIVIVDESKLVKHVGGSGLAMPVEVIPFCWNHSLRRLVDMFAYAGCVGELRMSVENGKPSVTDNGNFVIDLYFERDIGNLNEASDAILRLPGIVEHGMFIGLATSVIVAGVEGITIKTKAGSEVEVDSFSYSDLRNGF; encoded by the coding sequence ATGGCCGTAGCTTACCCACGTTTCTTGGTGTCCGAAACCCACACAGCGGTCGAGCCTCCTACTCTAATGGGATCATCCACCGTGTCTCTGGCTTCCGTCTCCCTAACACAGGATGATTTGAAGAAAATCGCGGCTTATAAAGCCGTGGAGCATGTGAAATCAGGCATGGTGGTTGGCCTAGGAACCGGCTCCACCGCGAAGCACGCTGTGGATCGTATCGCGGATCTTATGCGCCAGGGGAAGCTTAAAGATATTGTGGGTATCCCCACTTCGACGAAGACTTATGATCAGGCAGTTTCGTTGGGGATCCCTTTATCAGATCTTGATTCTCACCCCTTTGTGGATTTAGCCATCGATGGTGCCGACGAGGTAGACCCGGGGTTGAATTTGGTTAAGGGGCGTGGGGGATCCTTGTTGAGGGAGAAAATGGTGGAATCTGTAAGCAAGAAATTCATTGTTATTGTCGATGAGTCGAAATTGGTGAAGCATGTAGGCGGTAGTGGGTTGGCTATGCCAGTAGAGGTCATTCCTTTTTGTTGGAATCATTCTTTGAGAAGGCTTGTTGACATGTTCGCCTATGCGGGTTGCGTAGGGGAGCTCAGGATGAGCGTGGAGAATGGCAAGCCTTCGGTGACTGATAATGGGAATTTTGTTATTGACTTGTACTTTGAGAGAGATATTGGAAACTTGAATGAAGCCAGTGATGCAATCTTGAGGCTTCCGGGGATCGTAGAGCACGGCATGTTCATCGGATTGGCTACCTCGGTGATTGTAGCTGGTGTGGAAGGCATCACCATCAAGACTAAAGCAGGGAGTGAGGTGGAGGTAGATTCTTTTAGTTATAGTGATTTGAGGAATGGGTTTTAG